The Carassius gibelio isolate Cgi1373 ecotype wild population from Czech Republic chromosome B11, carGib1.2-hapl.c, whole genome shotgun sequence genomic sequence tcaactcttgtcttgccttgccgtGCTTTTGTTATCGTCTCTAGTTTatgttttggattatgtttggttttgacccccgCCTGGACTGTTACCTCTCTGGATTATCTCTTAAATAAATCatgcttacctgcaattggttctctcgccaTGTTTCAACCATCACGTAACGTGACACTCTTCAGTCGGTCACATTTTGTGGCCATCAGCAtatgataattatataattcaagCCCAAATAACTCAGAATTTGAATATTGCTTTTTACATCAAATTATATTGTCATTGGCTTCTACAAAATAGAATGGATGCACATTCAACTTCTGGGAGTTGGAGATGTATaggtttcagaatcagaatcagaatcagaatgagctttattgccaggtatgtttacacatacgaggaatttgttttcgtgacagaagctccgcagtacaacagagtgacagcgacagaacataaaacacataataaaagaataaaaaaatacaaataagtatatagtgaatgacaatatacaaatgacaattgtaggcaggtatattacaaaatgaagttatgtatgtacatgtgtattatgtgcaaaatttaagtgtatactaagtatgtgtgttagataaataaagtgtgtgtgtatataaatataaagtgtagtgtgttcgccgttattatcagctgttcataagatggattgcctgagggaagaaactggtcctgtgtctggtcgttctagtgctcagtgctctgtagcgtcgaccagatggcaacagttcaaagagggagtgtgctggatgtgaggggtccaaagtgattttgacagccctttttctcactctggataagtacagttcttgaatagaagggagagttgaaccgatgattcgctcagcagtccggactactctctgtagtcttctgaggtcagatttagaagctgagctgaaccagacagttactgaagtgcagaggatggattcaatgatggtggagtagaactgttttagaaGCTCCTGTGgtaggttaaacttcctcagctggcgaaggaagtacaacctttgctgggcctttttcacaatggagtcaatgtgaatgtcccacttcaggtcctgagagatggtggttcccaggaacctgaatgactccactgcagtcacagtgctgttcatgatggtgagtggggggagtgcaggggggtttctcctgaagtccaagatcatctccactgttttgagggtgttaagctccaggttgttaagactgcaccagacagccagctcttttacctcctgtctgtaagcagactcgtcaccgtcctgaatgaggccgatgagtgtggtgtcgtctgcaaacttcaggagcttgacagaggggtccttagatgtgcaatcgttggtgtagagggagaagagcagtggggagagaacgcagccctggggagctccggtgctgattgtacgggtgctggatgtgtattttcccagcctcactagctgctgcctgtctgtcaggaagctgttgatccactgacagacggaggtgggcacggagagatgagatagtttgggcaggaggaggtttgggatgatcgtgttgaaggccgagctgaagtccacaaacaggatcctcacataagtccccggtctgtctaggtgttgcagaacataatgcagtccaatgtttactgcatcatccacagacctgtttgctctgtaggcaaactgaagaggatccagcaagggcccagtgatgtccttcaggtggcccagcaccagtttttcaaatgacttcatgactacagacgttagagccacaggcctgtagtcatttagtcctgtaattttgggtttcttagggatggggatgatggtggagcgtttgaggcatgaagggacttcgcacagctccagcgatctgttgaagatctgtgtgaagatgggggccagctggtcagcacaggatttcagacaggctggtgtaacacaatctgggcctggtgcttttttccttttctgcttccggaagacctggcgcaccgcatccttgctgatctgaattgcaggtgccccacctgggaggggggatgcaggaggtgtgaatggtgagagtgcttgattggagaggtgttcaggatggttTGCAGGagttgttaatggtgtgaacggttgtttggagaggcattcagggctggttgcaggagttgtgaatggtgtgaatggttgtgtggggaggcgttcagggcagatgatgggtgttctttcaaacctgcagtaaaactcattcagatcgtctgccagtcattgattctctacagtgctggggggtggtgtcatgtaattggtgatcttctttagacttttccacactgatgcggagtcgttggaagtgaactgagtccttattttttcagaataattcctctttgccactttgatctccttttccaatgtgtatttagcctgtttatacaagacattgtcccccttcacgtaagcatcttcatTGGCGTGACGGAGCTGTCTGacttttgcagtgaaccacggtttgtcattattgtaaattagttgagtctttgtaggaatgcacatatcctcacagaaactgatatatgatgttacggtctctgtgagttcatccagatcggtggtagcagcttcaaaaacacaccaatcagtgaggtcaaaacaagattgtaaatcctgctctgcttcattagtccatctttttacagtccttgatacaggtttagctgattttagtttctgcctgtaggacggtataagatgaaccagaaggtgatcagaacgtcccaaagctgctcgtggaacagagtgaaatgcatcctttattgtggtgtaacagtgatccaatatattactgtctcttgtgggacaagtaacatgctgtctgtattttggcagttcacgggacagattggctttattaaagtccccgagaatgattaaaacagagtccgggtgttgttgttctgtctctgtgatctgatcagcgagtttctgtaaagctgagctcacatgcgcttgaggatggatgtaaacactgaccagaatgaatgagtgaaactcccgcggcgaatagaacggcttgcagttaatgaagagtgtttcgagatttgagcagcatgtcttctttaacacagttacatctgtacaccaccgttcattgatgtaaaagcatgtcccgccgccgcgcgatttccccgttgattctgcatcacgatccgctctgaacagctgaaagtccggcagatggagcgcgctgtccggtatggtgtcattcagccaggtttccgaaaacacagagcagcagagtgtgtgaaatgcttatttgtccgagaaagcagaaaggagttcgtccgttttgttgggtagagagcggagatttgccagatggatgctaggcaacggcgttcgaaatccacGCTTCCTGAGtttgacgagcgctcccgctcgcttcccccgtctgcgcgtcctgaagcgcttgatcagcgccgccgctcctccgataacaacgttcagtaaaacatctgaataattgaaatccggaaaaacatcttgtggtgcgttctgccgaatgttcagcagttctatCAGCCCACAAGGAAACAAAGGTAGGTTTACTAGGTTCTAGGCTGGTACAATGAAAGGTTCTAGAAAGAACTCGTTTCTGGGTTTGTTGAAGTTGGTGAGATTAGTCGAGGGGGAAATGACTGTGTCATAAACAAAATAGGCTTGCCTAAGACATGAAGCACTGTCATTGGACTACTGGAATTTAAGTATGCCAGTTTAGTatcccaaaatgttttttttattaagtagcCTACTTATGCCAATATGTATTTGTAATAGATttagcattaaataaatgtatttcaaatacatttttgtatacttattggtatatttattatatcatggtaatatatatctaaaaaagaaaaagaaagaccgGTTTGGAACAAGATGAGGTTAAGttaatgatggcagaattttcatctctttaaaatgtaaaaactgcaaGTACCTTCTGTCAACTTGTCAGCAATGAGTTTTTCATCTTCATCTTTGGTCTCTGGTTTGGTGACCACCATGGAGGTAACAGGCGTGACAAAGTTATATCTTAGTGAAAGATCTAGAGCTTGAGCTGTGATGTTCTCCTTGTCTTCTGCGGAGCATTTCTCTCTGTTTAACACGTTattggaaattattatttttgtcattctCAGGTAATATTAGAAATATTGGAGTGCATGTTCGACCTTTCATCCAAGAGCTGCTGGATGGTCAGGTATGCCCACAGTCGCTCTGTGAAATCCCCAAAGATGTACTCCTGATCAGGAAACACACTGTCCCACTCCTCAGCCATCACTAGGCCCTCGACTACAAACTGGTCTCCCAACTGAAATCAGGTGTATGTCACTAATGAAACAGTACaatcaaactgatttttatttcataagtaAATAATATGCTTTGCTTACCCCATTTGCTGACACTTCAGTCTGAAAGATGTTGGTCTCAAGTTCTTGTAGACGTCCAGCTACAACAATCTCAGAGCCTTTGAAAAACTGTCTAAAGTGACTTTGTGTCAAGTCAGTTACAGCATTGCCAGGATAATTGAGATTCACCTCTAAGAGAAGTGGGCTAGCCACCTCATCATAAAAACCCTGTAGAGACAGAAAATCATTTGGGCCCTGGATGAAATCTGGATCAGGCtagatttattaaatatataacagtatattttattGTCTGAGAATACCTGTAGTTGAAGGGCAGCATCGGACGCCTCATAGACTCTTCGAGCGAGTCCATCGTTCTGCTTGGCCAATGTGTCAAGAAGACTGTAGTCCACATCATAGCCAAAGCCCAGACAAAAGAGACTCATGCTTCCGTTAATAGCATTCTGGACATTTTCTTGGATTTTGGATAGATCTTGCTGGCCTTAAACACACATTATTCATTGCAGATGGTTCAAACAGTATAAATTAAGGTTTTGAATGGATTTTATGAAGCAgaagttttcaaactttttttattgcCATGGACCTGCAATATAATGATCCCCTTATAAGGGACacctttcttaaaataaaaaaaataaaaaactgtttaaaaatggCTAAACATGATATTGTAAATAAACTTTATTGTTTCCCAAATTTAATATATAACCTTAATATTAGTGATTAGACAACCTGATTTTATATTACAACATTTAGCTGGCCACTATATGTATAGTAAATTGGCCCTCAAAGTCCAGGATGTTGATTTCTGTTTGACTGGTTAAAGTGAtggtttaccccaaaatgaaaaataatttacttccctttagttgttccaaacctacaaGAGTTTGTATGTTCTGTTGaacacagaaaatatatatatatatatatatatatatatatatatatatatatatatatatatatatatatatatatgtgtgtgtgtgtgtgtgtgtgtgaagaatgcAACCAAACTGTTTCTGATTTTgtgttctattttttattttttattccgtACTGTGAATGTCACTGGGGACCAGAAATAgcttggttacccacattcttcaaaacatctgcCATTATGTTTAACAGAAGGGAAAAaaactcatgcaggtttggaacaattacctatattgagtaaatgatgacagaattttaaattgtcaactgaaataaattaaaacaatggcGTGTAGACAAATCTTTTTCAACTAAAGAGCttttaaaaatacacatattgaagaataaaaacacatttcaagcCAAAAAACAAACTAACTCCAGAAGGCTTAAATTTTCCAGATAAGAGAAGCAACcgtgtttctctttttctttacATTACTGTTAAACACATAATAAGCATTGATGATATTAAAAACAGTGTCTGTTTAGGCTGCatttagacttttatttttacataatcaGATAGTCCTAATGCCTTAAAAATTGCATCCCACGAGTatcatattaatttctttctcaAAGGTGAATTCTAAAGCATATTGCCCAACGAAGACAacattaaatgattaataattatcaCCAAAGCCAATACACACCAGAACTGGGTCGCCCATCAGTGAGTAGAATGATCATGGACATGTCTGGGAAAGAGTGACTTTTTTCTGAGATAAGCATATCCACCGCAGACAAAATGCCCTCGTTTATATCAGTCACTAATGGAAAAATATGAGAGAATGTTTAATCCAGAATCAGTAATTTACTGCAAAATAAAGACTTGATGTACTGGGTTACTTGAGAACCATGGCTCAATATGTCAGAGCTAGGATATGATTTTAACCTTGGTTTAAAGTCCTTTTATTTCGCTTCATACTTACTGTCTCTCGCTTGAATAGTCTTGACAAATTCTTTCGCTTCTGTCACATTCTCTGGTGTAGCTTTGCTAAGAAATGGTCTCCACGACTCTATTTTGTTATCAAACGTGACCAGCCCAAAGTAATCATCTTCGTGCAGTTCACTTAATATAGTCATCAGAGCTTCCCGAGTCTACCAACAAACAATCAGCAGATGAGTGAAATGTACAAACTAGGAGGAGAGTATTGGATGTGTTCATCTGACTCGCCTGTTTCATCTTCTCTCCCTCCATGGAGCCACTTCGGTCGATCACAAATACCACATTTTTAGGCATTTGTGGCAAATCATCTGGGGCAAAAAAGTGTACAAAGTAGCCGTTTAttatctgaaacagaaacaaGAGAACATCCGAATAAGGCATGATTAGTAAGCAATTCATTGGGAGAAGAGGCTTTCTTGATACTGTACCTGAATTTCACCTATATCCTGTGGGTGGTTCACATCATATCTGATGAAAAAATCTCCATCAATTAATGTTTCTACGCAGTCTGAGCATGTCTTTTGCTGATCCAGTGTTGGAGAGAAGTACACATGTGCCTGAGGTGGATCATAGAAGATCAATGTTACAAGCATAGCAGGAAGTGTTTCTTCTTGTAGTTAAGTACTTTATTGGTAAAGTGAGATGCTTATTGATTAAACTTTTATCACTAGATCAAAATACTTCTGGAACCTGTACTTTGCCTGGTTAGGACAGAGTGTAAGGTGGAGCTATATGAAATTTAACAAGTTTCCAGGTAACTGCAgtagtttaaaataaaactacactTTTTGGTGTAAGAAATTACGTTTCAGGCTTCAGATATAAATTCGAAATTATGAtaaattaagtcacatttataaaGCTATAAGAAATACTCACAATTGCAACCTAAAATTGCAATTACGAGAAATAATCCATGACTGTCAGTCACAGTGTAGTCAATTGTGAAGACGCTATTACAAGATACAAACATGCAACTTTAAGAAATGTTTGCACTTACAAGAAAATCGTTACAATTAAAAGAAAGTCACAAAAGTTGCCactgtctttttatttaaatcatgtatgtatgtattaatttattttatttagtttggtttagccttttgttttgttttattaaggtATAAACAGGCGTCCATATCAATTAACCATTGTTAGAAGATTATTTGGTAATTGAGATTtaactatacttttttttttgccagaaatAGTTACTTTGATTGATTTGGTTTGGCTTTTTGTTTTGACTGAGGCTTAAacaggttttaattttagtcaatcAAGGTTAGGGGATTTCATTTGAACCTTTTTATCAGTGACAGTTTTCTTCACTAGAGGGAGCAGTTCATTGGTGATGAATGTCCCGTTGACGTCCACAAACGCAATCCCGTACGGTTCATAGATATCTACCACAATCTGTGGGCGAGAGACATGACTGATATAACATGActtccaattttttttattatatttgaactGAATATGTGCAATGAAAGAGTTTGAAAGAGAAACTAATGATGAACCTCAAAATTCTGAACCAGCTGTTTCGGACGGACACCTATCATGATCTCATAGCTGCCAAGACGCCGTTGCAGAAGCTCTTCGTAAGTTAGAGTGAATGTAACGCGGCTCTGGGCTGCGATGTTCACAGACACTGAAAACTTCTCCATGTTCCTTCCCGAAGCCCTGCAAAGCAAAATCATTTCTGGTAAGTGAGATTAGCAAATACTGAAAAGCAAATGTGTACTCTGTCAGCAGTCCAGAGCTCAGCCATTGACCTGTACTTACTTAACCAGGCCAGCAGTTTGGCCGGATGACACAGCGCTCTCATACCGCTGCCTGGCCTGCTCTTTTTCTTTCACCTCGCTGACATATATCCTGCCCTCAATCtctctaaaaaaaacaaacacaacatatTTCAAGAGGCACTAGTTGGTTTTGGGCATGCTAGAAAAAGATTGCAAGTGTAATAGACATATTTATAGCTTGTGCAAAGAAAGGAGGACTAACATGCTAAAGTTGGTGATGAAGGCTGTTTTGGGTAAGTCCACCTCAAAGAACACTTCCTGTGATGCATTGGCTGTGTTCAAGGCTTTGGTTGTCATGACAGTGTGAGCAAAGCGAGATGCGACCTTGCAGTCCACTCGCATACTCTGCACTTCTATCCGAGAGAGAGACTGATAGATAGGAAGAGAAAGTTAGAATCTGCTTCACAGTACTAGTTATAcggaatttatatttaatatatgtaaatgGTCAAAGCATGAgaacaaattattttcttttataactTATGGATGATATCTTCAACTTCCTAAAAGGTTGTTGATTTCAGTGCTGTTTTATAACTGTAGTTATGACAACTTTCAGCTGTTTGAAAACATCTGTCCACCACTATTTGTATGCACAAACAGACATGGCCATTCTTAACTTTTGACATTCTGAACATTCTTAAGACTTCTGGTGTCTGCTGCTTTCAGTTATTTTAACTGTCCAAAAAACAGCCTATTTCTTCTGTGTTGAAAAATAAGTTGAACAaacgccacctactgtactgtcagagagtgaatttacTTTTTCAATCAGCCTgtgtgccaatttttttttttttttttttacagcattcgTATTGGTGTGAAAAGGACTTTGTaggaaggtttttgttttttttgggtcaCTTTTTCCACTCCAATTTTGGACCTCAGTGTGCTGTTCCAAGTCAACATTCCCAGCACTCCCTCCCTGATCTCGCTCAAAGGAGTATATTAGTCACTTTTTGGAGGTAAAAACTTTTGATAACATTGTTGGTTTGTTTAACTTTATAATCAGATTTTGCTTAACAGATAAATGACTCTAAATGTCACTGCTGTGAAGTACTTTGTCTAGTAAATATACATCAATAGAATTAGACCAGGTTAGTAATTTCACATGGTTTCAGTGCGTTCAAAATGAAACTTCCATGGACCACTAATGGAGAAACTAAGAAATTTGGTGTTCAATGCATTCTACATTCACTCTACAGTAAACATTGGTGGGGACCAGGGGCTGTCAAGCTTTAAAATCACTGTCAAAACTTGGTAAAGTAGCCCATACAAACTATGCACTAAGTTTATTCAGAATAAACTTATATGGTAACTTTATACGAGGGTACAACTTCAGTATAtgacagaatttatatatatatatatatatatatatatatatatatataagcaggcCAATCAAAAGCATCTCAGTATCATTGATTTACTAAACTGCCTTTAAATGGCTGGAGGCATTGCGCAGATTACAGATTAGAAACAGGCAAGGCAACAAATGAAAGAAGATTTTCAGATGTAACCCCCTTTGTAATCATTCACATTTTCGGAAGTAACTATTATTTAATTACACAATTGTTTAGTTTCTCAGTAACAGTAACattagatagatagctagatagatagaggAAACAATTGACACTCACCAGCGTTGTGCTCATGATGTAGACTTGAGAAACTGAAAAACCTTACCTGTTTTGCTGAATAATTGTTTTGATCTCTGATGGTCATAGTGTCTTGAGCTTTAGCTGTAAGaatcacacaaatacacacatacatccaCAGCATGATTTTAACTGCAGACATGGTGAAGCCTGGTCCGAACTGACTTCAGCgcttggtgtaaatgttcttaaacGGGCGTGAaatgaagaaagagagagatggatgaaTGAGCGCCTGTGTGTGTTGTCCAAGCACTTTAAGGGTTGCCAAaggggtgtgtgtgagtgtgcccAGTAATCTAGTAAATTCTCCACTGCCTACCCACTCCACCCAGAACAgacatccatccgtctgtccatcTGTACATAcatcctctgtctgtctgt encodes the following:
- the itih3a.2 gene encoding inter-alpha-trypsin inhibitor heavy chain H3, with product MSAVKIMLWMYVCICVILTAKAQDTMTIRDQNNYSAKQSLSRIEVQSMRVDCKVASRFAHTVMTTKALNTANASQEVFFEVDLPKTAFITNFSIEIEGRIYVSEVKEKEQARQRYESAVSSGQTAGLVKASGRNMEKFSVSVNIAAQSRVTFTLTYEELLQRRLGSYEIMIGVRPKQLVQNFEIVVDIYEPYGIAFVDVNGTFITNELLPLVKKTVTDKKAHVYFSPTLDQQKTCSDCVETLIDGDFFIRYDVNHPQDIGEIQIINGYFVHFFAPDDLPQMPKNVVFVIDRSGSMEGEKMKQTREALMTILSELHEDDYFGLVTFDNKIESWRPFLSKATPENVTEAKEFVKTIQARDMTDINEGILSAVDMLISEKSHSFPDMSMIILLTDGRPSSGQQDLSKIQENVQNAINGSMSLFCLGFGYDVDYSLLDTLAKQNDGLARRVYEASDAALQLQGFYDEVASPLLLEVNLNYPGNAVTDLTQSHFRQFFKGSEIVVAGRLQELETNIFQTEVSANGLGDQFVVEGLVMAEEWDSVFPDQEYIFGDFTERLWAYLTIQQLLDEREKCSAEDKENITAQALDLSLRYNFVTPVTSMVVTKPETKDEDEKLIADKLTEDQREDTTQPDIDYDPPQMVGSAVLGQAVIPQKLYFSSFVDGDPHFIIELPDQKDALCFNIDHKPGTIFNLVRDPTTGIVVNGQIIGDKKVIPGSKMHTYFGSFGIVHEKFGIRLMVSTKEILVSERGKQAKFSWTNNKTLEGLHMDLQVIKDRSLTVTLRNSVKFLIILHKIWEMHPYHQDYLGFYTLDSHLFSSSVHGLLGQFYHGVNFEVSDLFPGKDPDKQDAHMFVKGNKLTVTRGWKRDFRQDVKNGENVPCWFIHNNGTGLLDGVHTDYIVSGLFKTI